The DNA window TCCCTTTGGGGAAACATTAGAATATGCAAAAGATTATGAGAATGTTTTTGATTTATTTAAACAAAAATCTCTTTATTACATTTGTAAAATTCATAATAAACGTTTTTCGTTAGCTCTTTCAGACTATGAAGTAGAATATGGATATGAACCAATTTGGATTTCAATAGAAGAAGCTATTGAAATAAATATGAATGTATTATCTAATGATTATATTCCTTGGAAAGAAAGAGAAACACTCGTGTTAGAAATGCTTTTAGAAATGAGGGATTTGATTGAGAATTAATGTGTTTATCAGTTCAAAAGGATATTGTTCAAGAAGACAGGCAGATAGATTAATCCTTAATGGGAAAGTGTTTATCAATGGCATACAAGCAGACATTGGGCAAGATGCAACCGAAAACGATGAAGTGATAGTAAATGGTGAATTGATTAGCAAAAAGCTAGATTATATCTACCTGGCTTTTCATAAGCCCAAAGGGATTGTATCGACTACCGATGAAACAAAAAAAGGCAATATAATTTCTTATCTAAATTATCCAGAACGTATTTTTCCAATTGGAAGATTGGACAAAGACAGTTCTGGATTAATCTTGTTGACAAATGATGGTCAAATTGTAAATCCAATTTTAAGAAGCGAATTTAATCACGAAAAAGAATACATCGTTTTTTTAGACAAAGAAATTAATTCTAATTTTTTAAGTGCGATGGAAAAGGGTGTAACCATTTATAACCCTGTTAAAAATGAGTATACACTAACAAAACCAACAGTTATCAAACAATTATCAGTAGATTCCTTTTCAATTGTATTAACTCAAGGGCTAAATTTACAAATTCGCAGAATGGTAAAATCGCTTGGGTATCAAGTTCGGTCTTTGCATCGAATTCGGATAATGAATATCTTGCTTGAAAACTTAGATGTAGGTAAATTCAGGCCACTTTCTTTCAAAGAAATTGAAGAGTTAAAAAACCTAATTCATATAGAATAACATGCCAAATTCTTTAAAGAAACAGTTTGGATATCTTATAAATTATGATATAATATCACATGGTATTTAATGACAAAGAATTTGTTTATAAGGAGGATTTTTTAGAATGATTTTACAAAAAGCCAAAGGTATAAAAATCAAAGGATTTAAATCAATGTCCAAAACATTACCTTTGAAAGAATACTTAAATCCTCAATTTGTCTATATCCATTTACTTCAACAACAATCGCCTTTAAAACGAATTGTTGAAGTCGGTGAACA is part of the Bacillota bacterium genome and encodes:
- a CDS encoding NUDIX domain-containing protein; amino-acid sequence: MKLLFTSKRQTDLDLSLSTLYRKAYRAIIYQNKKLLMIKSQKFGEVKFPGGGKNKGEKAFDVLKREVLEETGCLIKTKITPFGETLEYAKDYENVFDLFKQKSLYYICKIHNKRFSLALSDYEVEYGYEPIWISIEEAIEINMNVLSNDYIPWKERETLVLEMLLEMRDLIEN
- a CDS encoding pseudouridine synthase, with translation MRINVFISSKGYCSRRQADRLILNGKVFINGIQADIGQDATENDEVIVNGELISKKLDYIYLAFHKPKGIVSTTDETKKGNIISYLNYPERIFPIGRLDKDSSGLILLTNDGQIVNPILRSEFNHEKEYIVFLDKEINSNFLSAMEKGVTIYNPVKNEYTLTKPTVIKQLSVDSFSIVLTQGLNLQIRRMVKSLGYQVRSLHRIRIMNILLENLDVGKFRPLSFKEIEELKNLIHIE